A genomic region of Bradyrhizobium sp. ORS 278 contains the following coding sequences:
- a CDS encoding PilZ domain-containing protein — protein MAAPKKREARKSMKQPAWITLDGGFAVRHCLVQDISSSGARLTLQEAAALPATIRLAFARDARTGRLCQVVWRRGASVGVKFIGK, from the coding sequence ATGGCCGCACCCAAGAAGCGGGAAGCCCGCAAGTCGATGAAGCAGCCGGCGTGGATCACGCTGGATGGCGGATTCGCGGTGCGCCATTGCCTGGTTCAGGACATCTCCAGCTCGGGCGCCAGGCTGACCCTGCAGGAGGCGGCCGCCCTGCCGGCCACCATCCGGCTCGCCTTCGCGCGCGACGCGCGGACGGGGCGGCTGTGCCAGGTGGTGTGGCGCCGTGGCGCGTCGGTTGGCGTCAAGTTCATCGGCAAATAG
- a CDS encoding porin, with the protein MVRFVILIAIASLGAMSAASAGSSGSSLFDPKGGAISKPISRSGAVTTNPCASYGANFVRVEGTDTCVKVGGALRLDMGTSTGR; encoded by the coding sequence ATGGTCAGGTTCGTCATCCTCATTGCGATCGCCTCGCTGGGCGCCATGAGCGCCGCGTCCGCCGGCTCGTCCGGCTCCTCGCTGTTTGATCCGAAGGGGGGCGCGATCAGCAAGCCGATCTCCCGTTCCGGCGCGGTCACCACCAATCCCTGCGCATCCTACGGCGCCAACTTCGTGCGCGTCGAAGGCACCGACACCTGCGTGAAAGTCGGCGGGGCGCTGCGCCTCGATATGGG